The following are from one region of the Candidatus Hydrogenedentota bacterium genome:
- a CDS encoding Gfo/Idh/MocA family oxidoreductase, with product MAFIGAGRIADLHALGYAGNPDARIYAVCDVLPERAEARRKEWGAEKAFTDVREALADANVHAVEVLTPYDTHEPIVTAAIRAGKHVACQKPLTTSLASADRLLAEAKSSNVVFKITEVYVTYPPLVLAKQLIDEGAIGELAGMRIKYVASPKGGWQVSESTYQQQFRIAAQGFGYETFDHGHHEWAVGWWFLGEPERVCAWVDSLNGILDTPSVVMWKSRNSKRYGVVDFLHAADLHIPSNYYSNDEWFEFTGSRGIILVNRGTGEIQKERAPVSVFDGERWTHHEVPADWGEGFKGSTRNFIEAIHGQSRPSLSGEEGREVLRFGLAVMESARKRREVYIDELERPFPWLYNVRRRMREREDVIVGPRRKPWFQFGASTAKYAPQARTLTESLPQRFDPSAVAGWSCTVSLILTGEGGVPDQSFGVYVGDGRMDVRTGDRPASPDLTLRMPAGTWAAIVLGKKRLETAFFQGKIKFEGKGEEGLKLKSAIGL from the coding sequence GTGGCGTTTATCGGGGCAGGGCGCATAGCCGATTTGCATGCGTTGGGATACGCAGGCAATCCGGATGCCCGTATCTATGCGGTGTGCGACGTGTTGCCGGAACGGGCCGAGGCGCGCCGGAAGGAGTGGGGGGCGGAAAAGGCCTTCACGGATGTCCGGGAAGCGCTTGCCGACGCCAATGTTCACGCGGTCGAGGTACTCACGCCGTATGACACGCACGAACCGATTGTCACGGCCGCAATCCGAGCCGGGAAGCACGTCGCGTGTCAGAAACCCCTTACAACGAGCCTTGCAAGCGCGGATCGATTACTGGCCGAGGCGAAATCCTCGAATGTCGTGTTCAAGATAACGGAGGTCTACGTGACCTATCCGCCTCTTGTTCTGGCGAAGCAGTTGATCGATGAGGGGGCCATTGGCGAACTCGCGGGGATGCGGATTAAGTACGTGGCCAGTCCCAAAGGCGGCTGGCAGGTTTCCGAGTCGACTTATCAGCAGCAGTTTCGCATTGCGGCGCAGGGTTTCGGATACGAGACGTTCGATCACGGCCATCACGAGTGGGCTGTGGGGTGGTGGTTCCTTGGCGAGCCGGAGCGCGTGTGTGCGTGGGTCGATTCGCTCAACGGTATACTCGATACGCCCTCTGTGGTGATGTGGAAGAGCCGCAACTCGAAGCGTTACGGCGTGGTGGATTTTCTGCATGCCGCCGATTTGCACATCCCCTCGAACTACTATTCCAACGACGAATGGTTCGAGTTCACCGGAAGCCGGGGTATAATCCTCGTCAATCGGGGTACGGGGGAAATCCAGAAAGAGCGCGCGCCAGTGAGTGTGTTTGACGGAGAACGCTGGACGCACCACGAGGTACCCGCGGATTGGGGGGAAGGATTCAAAGGGTCCACGAGGAACTTCATCGAAGCGATCCATGGTCAGTCGCGCCCGTCGTTATCGGGCGAGGAGGGCCGTGAGGTGTTGCGGTTCGGTTTGGCCGTGATGGAGTCTGCGCGTAAGCGCCGTGAAGTGTACATTGACGAACTCGAACGCCCGTTTCCATGGTTGTATAACGTGCGCCGGAGGATGCGTGAGCGGGAGGACGTGATTGTTGGACCCAGGCGGAAACCCTGGTTTCAGTTTGGCGCGTCGACGGCCAAGTATGCGCCGCAGGCGCGCACGTTGACAGAGAGCCTGCCGCAACGGTTCGATCCTTCCGCAGTAGCCGGCTGGAGTTGCACCGTTTCGTTGATTCTGACCGGCGAGGGTGGCGTGCCCGATCAGAGCTTCGGCGTCTACGTGGGTGACGGGAGAATGGACGTGCGGACCGGCGACAGGCCGGCAAGTCCCGATCTGACGCTGCGCATGCCCGCGGGTACGTGGGCCGCGATTGTACTGGGGAAGAAGCGGTTGGAGACGGCCTTCTTTCAGGGCAAGATCAAGTTTGAGGGGAAAGGCGAAGAAGGGCTCAAGCTCAAGAGCGCCATCGGACTGTAG
- a CDS encoding alginate export family protein — MKRLGVLIVGALLVQTSVWAELQNVEVGGKIRVRWRHWDYAYADDSRGEIRIPGNFLPRRPIGDERGVVSVFNWDDKGNDLDFTEILTLLSVKADFTDHVAAQIELESYDIFGEDFRSDYITGADSRANTNDDVEVVQAYIEADELYGTPLRLRVGRQKMEFGKGWIVGATASSGRSQPFDALRLTYSSDILDVDAWASVLAEGGVGEQDGDVDFYGVYATLKPIEPLSVSAYWLFVRDARSISDTNFVAPIEWLENWLGRDDYDPTTLHTVGTRLFGKAGNFDYDLELAYQFGEADAVGALFRPIGFNYGDDGAEFSAWGGDVEVGYSMELWWLRRAYIGGAYFGGEDNRDVDFFEWLLGTGSPDASVSFNRVFPSYTYTEILDRPRNMSNVWQARAGVELQATETISAKLELAYYEALEPFDMPAYVTFGDFRVPLAPALSFWTQEGGDEIGFMSTLQVTYDYTEDLMFRATWQHLFSGDGTQDGAFITNNGLSSIMGTDDADADYFSLEAVLKF, encoded by the coding sequence ATGAAACGTCTGGGGGTATTGATTGTTGGTGCACTTCTCGTGCAGACATCAGTTTGGGCGGAATTGCAGAACGTCGAAGTCGGCGGAAAGATCCGCGTTCGCTGGCGCCATTGGGATTACGCGTATGCGGACGATTCGCGAGGGGAAATACGCATCCCCGGCAACTTCCTGCCGCGTCGCCCGATCGGCGATGAGCGCGGTGTAGTTAGCGTCTTCAATTGGGACGACAAGGGCAATGACCTTGACTTCACGGAGATTCTGACGCTCCTGAGTGTGAAGGCTGATTTCACCGACCACGTAGCGGCACAAATCGAACTGGAGTCCTACGACATCTTCGGAGAAGATTTTCGCTCCGACTACATCACTGGGGCCGATTCCAGGGCAAACACCAATGATGATGTAGAGGTCGTTCAAGCATATATCGAAGCCGATGAGTTGTACGGCACTCCACTTCGCCTGCGAGTTGGCCGTCAGAAGATGGAATTTGGCAAGGGATGGATTGTTGGCGCCACGGCGTCTTCAGGCCGCTCGCAGCCGTTCGACGCACTGCGCCTCACCTATTCCTCCGATATCCTCGACGTCGATGCGTGGGCATCGGTACTCGCTGAAGGTGGCGTCGGCGAACAAGACGGCGATGTCGATTTCTATGGCGTCTACGCAACACTGAAACCCATTGAACCACTCAGCGTTTCAGCTTACTGGCTGTTCGTGCGCGATGCGCGCTCCATAAGCGATACAAATTTCGTCGCGCCAATCGAATGGCTTGAAAACTGGCTTGGCCGCGACGATTACGATCCCACGACACTCCACACCGTCGGAACACGCCTCTTCGGCAAAGCGGGCAATTTTGATTACGACCTCGAGTTGGCCTATCAGTTCGGTGAGGCCGATGCCGTTGGTGCGCTATTCCGTCCCATAGGGTTTAACTACGGAGACGATGGCGCGGAATTCAGTGCGTGGGGCGGCGATGTTGAAGTCGGGTACTCCATGGAGTTGTGGTGGTTGCGGCGCGCCTATATCGGCGGCGCCTATTTCGGCGGCGAAGACAATCGCGACGTCGATTTCTTCGAATGGCTCCTGGGGACCGGTTCGCCGGACGCCAGCGTCTCCTTCAATCGCGTATTCCCCTCGTATACCTACACTGAAATCTTGGACCGTCCACGCAACATGTCGAATGTCTGGCAAGCTCGCGCAGGTGTGGAACTCCAGGCAACCGAAACCATCTCCGCTAAGCTGGAACTCGCCTACTACGAGGCACTAGAACCTTTTGACATGCCCGCGTATGTGACGTTTGGCGATTTTCGGGTGCCATTGGCCCCCGCACTCAGTTTCTGGACCCAGGAAGGAGGCGACGAGATAGGCTTTATGAGCACTCTCCAAGTCACCTACGACTATACTGAAGACTTGATGTTTCGTGCGACGTGGCAGCACCTTTTCAGCGGCGACGGCACGCAAGATGGCGCGTTCATCACCAATAACGGCCTCTCTTCCATTATGGGCACAGATGACGCAGACGCGGACTATTTTAGTCTTGAGGCCGTGTTGAAGTTCTAA